The following proteins come from a genomic window of Chionomys nivalis chromosome 9, mChiNiv1.1, whole genome shotgun sequence:
- the Mcts2 gene encoding malignant T-cell-amplified sequence 2, producing MFKKFDEKDSVSNCIQLKTSVIKGIKSQLTEQFPGIEPWLNQIMPKKDPVKIVRCHEHMEILTVNGELLFFRQRKGPFYPTLRLLHKYPFILPHQQVDKGAIKFVLSGANIMCPGLTSPGAKLYAAAVDTIVAVMAEGKEHALCVGVMKMAAADIEKINKGIGIENIHYLNDGLWHMKTYK from the coding sequence ATGTTCAAGAAATTTGACGAGAAGGACAGTGTGTCCAACTGCATCCAGCTGAAAACTTCCGTTATTAAGGGTATTAAAAGCCAACTGACTGAGCAGTTTCCAGGTATCGAACCGTGGCTTAATCAAATCATGCCTAAGAAAGACCCCGTCAAAATAGTGCGATGCCATGAACACATGGAAATCCTTACAGTCAATGGAGAGTTACTGTTTTTCAGGCAGAGAAAAGGACCTTTTTATCCAACGCTGAGATTACTTCACAAATACCCGTTTATCTTGCCACACCAGCAGGTCGACAAAGGAGCCATCAAATTTGTGCTCAGTGGTGCAAATATCATGTGTCCGGGTTTAACGTCTCCCGGAGCAAAGCTCTACGCTGCTGCGGTAGATACCATCGTGGCGGTCATGGCAGAGGGCAAAGAGCACGCCCTGTGTGTCGGAGTCATGAAGATGGCTGCAGCAGacattgagaaaatcaacaaggggATCGGCATTGAGAATATCCATTATCTAAATGACGGGCTGTGGCACATGAAGACGTATAAGTGA